Within the Mycobacterium gordonae genome, the region TTGGCGGCCTCGATCAGGTAACCATCGGGGGCTGGTGTCGCTGGCCTGGGGTGCGGCGGTGGTTTGCTCGAGGAGTTGGTCACCGACCACCCACACACCGCCCGCTACACCACCCCCGACCCCCTCGGGCTAGCACCCGCGCCGAACCCGCACACCTATGCGCAAAATCCCACCACCACAATCGACCTCTTTGGCCTCGCACCGATCGCGGCCTGCGGTGCACGAAACGTTCCCGGCATCGCAACCGGTCCCAGTGATCGACGGCTTCGCGGGTCTGAAGGTAATGCGGCGCGAATTCCAGGGCAAGTCGCCGACGCACTTCGCGGTCGAGCATTCTCGACGTTCGATTCATTTAGGGAAGAATTTTGGAGAAACGTGAGATCTTTCCCGGAACTCCGTAGCCAATTCAGTCTGCAAAACCAGATCAGAATGGACGGCGGATACTCCCCATTCGCATTAGATACCCAGTGGTACAATGGCAGCAAAGTCTATACCCTGCATCATATCGACCCTGTGCGCAGCGGTGGCGGAATCTACGACATGGACAATTTGGCCGTCGTAACGTCCCGCTTCCACGGTGATGCATTAGATCCTACGTACCGCTACAAAAGATAATGGAGGCGTTCGTGGCGGACCTAAGTCGAGATGAGCTGGTCGAAATGGTCACGAGGCTGATGAATCCGCGACCGGGAGATAAAGATGCAGACCACGAACACCTTGCACAGCAGATTGTAGATTCAGTCCCGGATCCAGACGTTATTAATTACATATTTCACGATTCGACCCCGCGGACGCCAGAGGAAATCGTAGACAAGGCATTGGCATATAAGCCGATCGCACTGTGAAATTTCCCCTAAAGCGACCCCTCAGGCTAGCACCCGCGCCGAACCCGCACACCTACCCGGCCAACCCCACCACCACAATCGACCCACTGGGCCTGGCGCCAATCGCGGCATGCGAACCCACATCTGACACAACTGGTCCTCGGTCGGGTGAGAAATATGGCAGCGGGCGAGCTACACCGTGGCGTACGACACCACGCTTCCACCAGATCTGTTTCCGGGTTACAGCCGAGGCGAGCATTTCAGAGCGGCAAATGAGGCCTTGCTGCGTGCTATGGATGCAGATCCGTTGTTCGCGCAGGCTGTGAGTGACCTAATCCCAGGTCTCCGCGACGCGATCGAAACGCCCGGCGGGGCCGCCCGACCGCGCTCTCCGTCCCAGTTGGGGTGGACGTGGCATCATCATATCGATCCGGGTCGGATGCAGTTGGTTCCCGACATACATCACCCGGTCGGAAAAGGAAGTAGGCCGAACACTTGGCGATTAATGCATCCGGGAGGCATCGGTGGAATGGCGCTTTGGGGCTGACATGCCCGTGCGGCTCGAAGTAATTCTTAATCAAATTTTCAACGCAGATTACGATGATATTCCCGATGGCAGTATTTTTGTCCCGAAAAAAGACTACGAATCGAGAAACATTCAACTCACCACACCAGCTTATATTAGTCAGTCATCCAGAAGAGATGCTGGCGACTGGACCTACTACCTGGAACTTTTATTGGTTAAAGACTTGTTTGACGGATGGAGCGTGTTAGACCAGGATTTGCTAGATCGGGTCACGCACTACGCCATTTACGATAGCCTTCCCGACGAATAGCAAGTAATTTTCTGCTTAACTTCCGTCTTGCGATTTGAAGCGCAAGGCAGCGGACCTTCCAAGGAGTGCTTTCATAGCCGGCGTCAATGCACCTGAGTTCTGTAACGGAGTGAAAATATGCCACGCCCGAAACGGGCACAATTGTACGCGAGCGGAATCCGAGCGAGGACGATGAACGGCGCGCCGCCGAGGAGCTACGGGTTCCCGCATCTCCACCACGCAGACCAAATGCCGGGTGCCGCCATTAATGAAGTCACCCAAGAGGTTCATCGGCGACCAGAGTATCCCAACGAGTTTAATCAAGGAGTCACCAACGCAATGAGAGAAGCGGACCGCAGACTCCACTGGATGATGCGAGCCTTCGAGATGGGATGGGCGCGAAAGTGAAGCAGATAGATTTCGCCAAACAGTTTGCTGACTTGCAGAGTGAACAAGACGAGCTTGGGCTCCGTAATACTGCGGGTCTCACCGACGACGAAATCGCGCAGACTGAGCGGCTGCTGGGAGCGAAACTACCGAGCGACTACCTCTGGTTTCTTCAGAATTACTGGACAGGGATGTTCGGTGCCGTGGATCTTTACACCTTCGACCAGGCGGATCGCAGCTACCTTGGCCAACGTCAGCCACCAGGGGTCGCCGGGAAATTTGTCGCATTTGCCGACGACGGGTTTGGTAACGCTTACTGCTTCCCGATAGTAGACAAGGTATGTCGTGACGAGGTCGTCATCGTGCCCATGCTTGCGTCCGAGTTCACCGGAAATATTGAATACGATTCTTTTCTTGATTTTCTGGTATCGAACGCATGAGCTACTCCGGGAGCTGGTGCGAGCGGCACGGCCTCGCAAAGACGGAAATCAAGTAGATACTCCGGGTCGAGGAAGCGGAGCGAACTCGATGATTCGAGAAGTATCATTTGGCAATCTAATTGCAATCTTGAGCACGACGAATGATTGCTGGGCACGTCGGCCCGCCGAGATACTTGGTAGACAAGGTGTTGATGCAGTCGTACGCTTGGATGCAGTTCCGGCCGACGAACTTCATCGTACCTACTCCGTCAGGCTTACCGCACAGCGGGAAGGGCGGGACCGAAGACCGAAAATCTCGACGGATTTGTTCATGAGTTGGAGCAGCCGGGAATGGTCGAATTGTTTTCAGTAGAA harbors:
- a CDS encoding HNH endonuclease signature motif containing protein; translated protein: MLEELVTDHPHTARYTTPDPLGLAPAPNPHTYAQNPTTTIDLFGLAPIAACGARNVPGIATGPSDRRLRGSEGNAARIPGQVADALRGRAFSTFDSFREEFWRNVRSFPELRSQFSLQNQIRMDGGYSPFALDTQWYNGSKVYTLHHIDPVRSGGGIYDMDNLAVVTSRFHGDALDPTYRYKR
- a CDS encoding HNH endonuclease, which encodes MAYDTTLPPDLFPGYSRGEHFRAANEALLRAMDADPLFAQAVSDLIPGLRDAIETPGGAARPRSPSQLGWTWHHHIDPGRMQLVPDIHHPVGKGSRPNTWRLMHPGGIGGMALWG
- a CDS encoding SMI1/KNR4 family protein, with product MGAKVKQIDFAKQFADLQSEQDELGLRNTAGLTDDEIAQTERLLGAKLPSDYLWFLQNYWTGMFGAVDLYTFDQADRSYLGQRQPPGVAGKFVAFADDGFGNAYCFPIVDKVCRDEVVIVPMLASEFTGNIEYDSFLDFLVSNA